The Nyctibius grandis isolate bNycGra1 chromosome 29, bNycGra1.pri, whole genome shotgun sequence genome window below encodes:
- the RBM15B gene encoding putative RNA-binding protein 15B, with the protein MKRGSERDSSPPGAGGGRAAAAKRPRERERESSSRRGPHRSSGASRSSRDKSTPGGGGSGGGGGTTSGGSGGGGSSSRSHRGDERAGGDSNHRPAGSGSASGARGGSQATPSSSSSSSSSSRALGVPKAKALPGAVVAPSLLLAGPPPGAAPSLLLAPLGGSAGLAGEPPGSCEYKTLLVSGLSAALPDQLLEDGLFRLFQRFAGGGAGDISVKLSHTPELGRVAYVNFRHPGDARDARRHARARQLLLYDRPLKVEPVYLRGGRRSRTPPPAPSPEPLGYLPPIHSAYQYKQRSLSPVTSPLLREPRPRHAHAAAAAFALEAAAIGLSRERERALDYYGLYDERGRPYGYPIVAEEDLMPEDDQRATRNLFIGNLDHNVSEVELRRAFEKYGIIEEVVIKRPARGQGGAYAFLKFQNLDMAHRAKVAMSGRVVGRNPIKIGYGKANPTTRLWVGGLGPSTSLAALAREFDRFGSIRTIDYVKGDSFAYIQYESLDAAQAACAQMRGFPLGGPERRLRVDFAKAEETRYPQPYQPAPLPMHYELLADGYSRHRSLEQDLRVRDRTPPHLLYSDRDRSFAEADWASPAKAAERRNNLESYSRSVRSRSGERWASDSDRSVPKPWEERRKRRSLSSDRGRTTHSPYEDRSRTKASGPALDRSPDKARKENHTTESGADKEQSNSLQNNRHATEEKPHREAADAPQPKKRDSERNHRTGESESKTHEEPKSETKKLKNLSEYAQTLQLAWNGLLVLKNSCFPTSMHILEGDVGVINGLLKDHSSGGKLTQLKIAQRLRLDQPKLDEVTRRIKQGSPNGYAVLLATQSTPAGAEGTFPVVEPGLQRRLLRNLVSYLKQKQAAGVISLPVGGAKGRDSTGMLYAFPPCEFSQQYLQSALRTLGKLEEEHMVIVIVKDTA; encoded by the coding sequence ATGAAACGGGGCAGCGAACGGGACTCCAGCCCgccgggggctgggggaggccgcgccgccgccgccaagCGGCCCCGCGAACGCGAACGCGAGAGCAGCAGCCGGCGCGGCCCGCACCGGAGCTCGGGCGCCTCCCGCAGCAGCCGGGACAAGTCCacgcccggcggcggcggcagcggcggaggcggcggcaccaccagcggcggcagcggcggagGCGGCTCCAGCTCCCGCAGCCACCGCGGCGATGAGCGCGCCGGCGGCGACTCGAACCACcgcccggcggggagcggctCGGCCTCGGGCGCCCGCGGCGGCAGCCAGgccaccccctcctcctcctcctcgtcttCCTCGTCGTCCCGGGCGCTCGGCGTGCCCAAGGCCAAGGCCCTGCCGGGCGCCGTGGTGGCCCCCTCGCTGCTGCTggccgggccgccgccgggcgCCGCGCCCTCGCTGCTGCTGGCGCCGCTGGGGGGCTCGGCGGGCCTGGCCGGGGAGCCGCCCGGCTCCTGTGAGTACAAGACGCTGCTGGTGAGCGGGCTGAGCGCGGCCCTGCCCGACCAGCTGCTGGAGGACGGCCTGTTCCGCCTCTTCCAGCGCTTCGCGGGGGGGGGCGCCGGGGACATCAGTGTCAAACTCTCCCACACGCCCGAGCTCGGCCGCGTCGCCTACGTCAACTTCCGACACCCCGGGGACGCCCGCGACGCCCGCCGGCACGCCCGGGCCCGGCAGCTGCTCCTCTACGATCGGCCCCTCAAGGTGGAGCCGGTGTATCTGCGCGGGGGCCGGAGGAGCCGCacgccgccccccgcgccctcTCCGGAGCCCCTGGGGTACCTGCCGCCCATCCACAGCGCTTACCAGTACAAGCAGAGATCGCTCTCTCCTGTCACCAGCCCCTTGCTGCGGGAGCCGCGGCCTCGGCACGCTCacgctgcagctgctgccttcgCTTTGGAAGCGGCTGCCATCGGGCTCTCCCGGGAGCGGGAGAGGGCCCTGGATTACTACGGGCTTTATGACGAGCGCGGCCGCCCTTACGGTTACCCCATCGTGGCTGAGGAAGACCTGATGCCAGAGGACGATCAGAGAGCGACCCGCAACCTCTTCATTGGCAACCTGGACCACAACGTCTCGGAGGTGGAGCTGAGACGTGCCTTTGAGAAGTACGGCATCATCGAAGAAGTAGTGATCAAGCGCCCTGCGCGGGGCCAGGGCGGGGCTTACGCTTTCCTCAAGTTCCAAAACTTGGACATGGCGCATCGGGCCAAGGTCGCCATGTCGGGCCGCGTTGTTGGCAGGAACCCTATCAAAATTGGCTATGGGAAAGCCAACCCTACTACCAGGCTGTGGGTGGGTGGTCTTGGTCCAAGTACTTCCTTGGCCGCACTGGCGAGAGAGTTCGACCGCTTCGGCAGCATCAGGACTATTGACTACGTGAAGGGAGACAGCTTCGCCTACATCCAGTACGAAAGCCTGGATGCTGCCCAGGCTGCCTGCGCGCAGATGAGGGGCTTTCCTTTGGGGGGACCGGAGAGGAGACTCCGAGTGGATTTTGCCAAAGCAGAAGAGACGAGATACCCGCAGCCGTACCAGCCCGCACCGCTCCCCATGCACTACGAACTGCTCGCTGATGGGTACAGCAGACACAGAAGCCTAGAGCAAGACTTGAGGGTGCGAGATAGGACTCCTCCACATCTCCTGTACTCGGACAGAGACAGGAGCTTTGCAGAGGCAGACTGGGCCAGCCCTGCCAAAGCCGCGGAACGCAGGAACAACTTGGAAAGCTACAGCCGATCGGTGCGTAGCCGGAGCGGAGAGCGCTGGGCCAGCGACAGCGATCGCAGCGTGCCCAAACCCTGGGAAGAGAGGCGGAAACGCCGGAGTCTTTCCAGTGACCGCGGGAGGACTACTCACTCGCCTTACGAGGACAGAAGCAGGACAAAGGCCAGTGGGCCAGCTTTAGACCGCAGCCCAGACAAGGCTCGCAAGGAGAATCACACTACAGAATCCGGAGCCGACAAAGAGCAGAGTAACTCCCTTCAGAACAATCGTCATGCGACTGAGGAGAAACCCCATCGTGAGGCAGCCGATGCTCCCCAGCCTAAAAAAAGGGACAGCGAACGCAATCATCGAACTGGTGAATCGGAATCAAAAACTCACGAGGAGCCAAAATCTGAGACCAAAAAGCTAAAGAATTTATCGGAATACGCTCAGACGCTGCAGCTTGCTTGGAATGGGCTTCTTGTGCTAAAAAACAGCTGCTTCCCCACCTCTATGCACATCCTGGAGGGAGACGTCGGCGTCATCAACGGACTCCTTAAAGACCATTCATCCGGCGGGAAGTTAACGCAGCTCAAAATCGCTCAGAGACTTCGGCTCGACCAGCCCAAGCTGGATGAAGTAACTCGCCGGATCAAACAAGGCAGCCCCAACGGCTATGCTGTGCTCCTGGCGACCCAGTCCACCCCggcaggggctgaggggacCTTCCCTGTTGTAGAGCCTGGCTTGCAGCGACGGCTTCTCAGGAATCTGGTCTCCTACTTGAAACAGAAGCAGGCTGCTGGGGTTATCAGCCTGCCCGTGGGAGGGGCGAAGGGCAGAGACAGCACAGGCATGCTTTACGCGTTCCCTCCCTGTGAATTCTCTCAGCAGTACCTCCAGTCAGCACTAAGGACATTGGGGAAGTTAGAAGAAGAACATATGGTGATAGTTATAGTCAAAGACACTGCCTAG